One Gloeobacter morelensis MG652769 DNA window includes the following coding sequences:
- a CDS encoding phosphodiester glycosidase family protein, with product MKSRLRLWLTWLCCLLALGGGSPGMAAPTLDLSVGRRLDEFDIERYLGIELLDAPQPGVQPARFFGSRLDLTVEGGPVRSVEPEQLKRLTGAAPRFIGTSQVQWLLPPARIVAVRASRSAEGERLVVELDRPAFYEMIPAGSGLQLIVQAAPPPQTIAADGVQITAGPEQTIVAAAGLPNAYPVLTTLGAPDRIVLDWRTAGRFERARAWGVGLVYREVRLVWEGLPQQLHLLEFDPARVRLALLRPPSLGELAPLSALGRSQGAWGAVNGSFFNRNTHEALGALRSDGQWWTGAVAGLPPRGAVSWQDGRMDFDRLNWSAAIRLGAPTLPVGALNGTAAGTGLSVFTPDWGSLCLARAGETVAIARAGRLESVVEPVTDQVVSLPPDGLVLVARSEPLRTALRAVAAGTPVVLDVQPSGSGSILGAGPLLVQNGKLVLDAQGERFRPDVRAPGVARTAIARRGSRGMLAVAARSGWAAGLSLESWGNLLLQQFQADDALNLDGGGSSGFYLGGHLRDRLEGSFERPVHHGLGLWLK from the coding sequence GTGAAATCCCGTTTGCGCCTCTGGTTGACCTGGCTGTGCTGCCTGCTCGCCCTTGGTGGGGGATCGCCGGGGATGGCGGCTCCGACGCTGGATTTGAGCGTCGGCCGAAGACTCGACGAATTTGACATCGAGCGCTATTTGGGAATCGAACTGCTCGACGCGCCCCAGCCGGGGGTGCAACCGGCCCGCTTTTTCGGCAGCCGCCTCGATCTGACTGTAGAAGGTGGGCCGGTGCGCTCGGTGGAACCAGAACAGCTCAAGCGACTCACCGGGGCTGCGCCGCGCTTTATCGGCACTTCCCAGGTGCAGTGGCTCTTGCCCCCGGCGCGGATTGTGGCCGTGCGTGCCTCCCGCTCTGCCGAAGGCGAGCGGCTGGTGGTCGAACTCGATAGACCGGCTTTTTACGAAATGATCCCCGCCGGGTCCGGGCTGCAGTTGATTGTGCAGGCCGCGCCACCGCCGCAGACGATCGCCGCAGATGGAGTGCAGATCACAGCAGGGCCGGAGCAGACCATCGTCGCCGCTGCTGGGCTGCCGAACGCTTATCCTGTGCTCACCACCCTCGGCGCACCCGACCGTATTGTGCTCGATTGGCGTACTGCAGGCCGCTTCGAGCGCGCTCGGGCCTGGGGTGTGGGCCTGGTCTATCGTGAGGTGCGTCTGGTTTGGGAGGGGCTCCCTCAGCAATTGCACCTGCTGGAATTTGACCCGGCCCGCGTGCGCCTCGCTCTGCTGCGTCCCCCCTCCCTAGGCGAGCTGGCCCCCCTCAGCGCTCTGGGAAGGAGCCAGGGTGCCTGGGGAGCAGTCAACGGCAGCTTTTTCAACCGCAACACCCACGAAGCGCTCGGAGCGCTGCGAAGCGACGGGCAGTGGTGGACCGGCGCTGTGGCGGGATTGCCGCCCCGTGGAGCGGTGAGTTGGCAGGATGGACGGATGGATTTCGATCGACTCAACTGGTCCGCCGCCATCCGCCTGGGCGCTCCAACCCTTCCGGTTGGGGCACTGAACGGTACGGCGGCGGGTACAGGTCTCTCGGTATTCACTCCCGACTGGGGATCGCTCTGCCTGGCCCGCGCCGGCGAGACGGTGGCCATTGCCCGTGCCGGCCGCCTCGAAAGTGTCGTCGAACCGGTGACGGATCAAGTCGTCTCGCTGCCGCCGGACGGTTTGGTGCTGGTGGCCCGCTCCGAACCTTTGCGCACCGCGCTGCGGGCTGTAGCCGCCGGGACGCCGGTTGTCCTGGATGTTCAACCGTCCGGATCCGGTTCGATTTTGGGAGCGGGACCGCTTCTGGTCCAAAACGGTAAACTCGTCCTCGACGCGCAAGGGGAGCGCTTCCGGCCGGATGTGCGCGCCCCCGGTGTCGCGCGCACAGCCATTGCCCGGCGCGGCTCGCGGGGTATGCTGGCTGTCGCTGCCCGCAGCGGCTGGGCTGCCGGTCTGTCGCTCGAATCGTGGGGCAACTTGCTTCTCCAGCAGTTTCAAGCTGACGATGCACTCAATCTCGACGGCGGCGGTTCAAGCGGTTTCTATCTGGGCGGCCACCTGCGCGATCGCCTGGAAGGCTCCTTCGAGCGGCCCGTCCACCATGGTCTGGGTCTGTGGCTCAAATAA
- a CDS encoding DUF2945 domain-containing protein, with protein sequence MTEEFKVGDRVEWHSSGGKSVGKIKKKLIDPIEIKGHKVAASKENPQFLVVSEKTGEEAAHKPESLKKVSEKSKS encoded by the coding sequence ATGACCGAAGAGTTCAAAGTTGGGGATCGGGTGGAGTGGCATAGCTCCGGCGGCAAATCTGTTGGAAAGATCAAGAAAAAGTTGATTGATCCCATAGAAATCAAAGGTCACAAGGTAGCGGCTTCCAAAGAGAATCCTCAATTTCTTGTCGTCAGCGAAAAAACCGGCGAAGAGGCTGCCCACAAGCCTGAGTCCCTTAAAAAAGTAAGCGAGAAATCCAAGTCATGA
- a CDS encoding DUF3140 domain-containing protein has product MTTDQKTIVADFQQVVNMSSKEIERWLATKESQSVGQKQDENESIGHQSGKKIIQILDKKTSDYTDDDMQHMQRVVSYVRRHSAQKPEGDIEHSRWRYSLMNWGHDPLNS; this is encoded by the coding sequence ATGACCACTGACCAAAAGACCATCGTTGCCGACTTTCAGCAAGTCGTGAACATGTCGTCCAAGGAAATTGAGCGCTGGCTCGCCACCAAGGAATCGCAGTCCGTCGGTCAAAAGCAAGACGAAAACGAATCGATCGGCCATCAATCAGGCAAGAAGATCATTCAAATTCTCGATAAGAAAACATCCGATTACACCGACGATGATATGCAACACATGCAGCGCGTGGTGAGCTACGTGCGGCGTCACAGCGCTCAAAAGCCCGAAGGAGACATCGAGCACAGCCGCTGGCGCTACTCGCTGATGAACTGGGGCCATGACCCGCTCAACTCCTGA
- a CDS encoding DUF4142 domain-containing protein gives MQPFLTRIALTTALVAAIAPVWPVGAQVEQTTIQRTETTTINPADSQVDARLLASMAEFGVRELALAEVALRRSKNPTVRQYASEVIAGHERNDKELQLLAAEKNLTVPSTRKDLSTRSQSKLRSLLDRMSVWSGERFDREYLKLAYSNQTEGLREYRAASAQAADADVRAYAERNLETLENQQAIAGALARRLAS, from the coding sequence ATGCAACCATTCCTGACCAGGATTGCACTCACCACCGCTCTTGTAGCCGCGATCGCACCGGTTTGGCCAGTCGGTGCCCAGGTGGAGCAAACGACTATTCAGCGCACCGAGACCACCACGATCAACCCGGCTGATTCGCAGGTGGACGCCCGGCTGCTCGCCTCGATGGCCGAATTCGGGGTACGCGAACTCGCGCTGGCGGAAGTGGCCCTCAGGCGCTCCAAAAACCCGACCGTCCGACAGTACGCGAGCGAAGTGATCGCCGGGCACGAGCGCAACGACAAAGAACTGCAGTTGCTCGCGGCTGAGAAAAACCTGACGGTGCCTTCGACCCGCAAAGATCTTTCGACCCGTTCCCAAAGCAAACTGCGGTCGCTGCTGGACCGCATGAGCGTCTGGTCCGGGGAGCGCTTCGATCGGGAGTACCTGAAGCTGGCCTACTCCAACCAGACAGAGGGGCTGCGCGAGTACCGTGCGGCCTCCGCGCAGGCCGCCGATGCCGATGTCCGGGCTTATGCCGAGCGCAATTTGGAGACCCTTGAAAACCAGCAGGCGATCGCCGGTGCCCTTGCCAGGCGGTTGGCAAGTTGA
- a CDS encoding THUMP domain-containing class I SAM-dependent RNA methyltransferase, which translates to MERYFATVARGLEAVAAAELERLGAERVEAAFAGVQFWGDRALLYRVNLWARTIFRVLVPIAEFAAPDRERLYRAVQKIDWQRYVPMEATLAVDATGGNARLNHTHFTALQVKNAIVDQQRDRTGRRSSVDAHRPDVRLNIHIDNDRAVLSLDSSGESLHRRGYRPAMGAAPLKETLAAALIELVGWDPAQAFVDPLCGSGTLPLEAATKALAIAPGLFRDRFGFEGWPDFDQPLWERLRAEAKSMQRTQLPAPIAGSDSDVEVLQLARENARRCGVEKLVAWSATELAHLEAPSDRGVILCNPPYGERLGEASALGELYSSLGDVFKQRFKGWQAGILTGNRELAKQIGLRPSRRLPVFNGSLACTLLLYELY; encoded by the coding sequence GTGGAGCGCTACTTTGCCACCGTCGCCCGCGGCCTCGAAGCGGTCGCCGCCGCCGAACTGGAGCGACTCGGGGCCGAACGGGTGGAAGCGGCCTTTGCCGGAGTGCAGTTCTGGGGGGATCGAGCGCTGCTGTATCGGGTCAACCTCTGGGCGCGCACGATCTTTCGGGTGCTGGTGCCCATCGCCGAATTTGCGGCACCGGACCGCGAGCGACTCTACCGGGCCGTCCAAAAAATCGACTGGCAGCGCTACGTGCCGATGGAGGCGACGCTCGCGGTCGATGCCACCGGCGGCAATGCCCGGCTCAACCATACCCACTTCACCGCCCTGCAAGTCAAAAACGCGATCGTCGATCAGCAGCGCGACCGCACGGGCAGGCGATCGAGCGTCGATGCCCACCGACCCGACGTGCGGCTGAACATCCACATCGACAACGATCGCGCCGTGCTCAGTCTCGACAGTTCCGGCGAGAGCCTGCACCGGCGGGGCTACCGCCCGGCGATGGGGGCAGCGCCCCTCAAAGAAACCCTGGCCGCGGCCCTTATCGAGCTTGTCGGCTGGGATCCCGCCCAGGCGTTTGTCGATCCGCTCTGCGGTTCGGGGACGCTGCCGCTCGAAGCGGCCACCAAAGCGCTCGCCATCGCGCCCGGCTTGTTTCGCGACCGCTTCGGCTTCGAGGGCTGGCCGGACTTTGACCAACCGCTGTGGGAACGCCTGCGTGCCGAGGCGAAGTCCATGCAGCGCACCCAATTGCCTGCACCGATAGCAGGCAGCGACAGCGATGTGGAGGTGCTGCAACTGGCCAGGGAGAACGCCCGTCGCTGCGGGGTCGAAAAACTCGTCGCCTGGAGCGCCACCGAACTCGCCCACCTCGAAGCGCCGAGCGACCGGGGTGTGATCCTCTGCAACCCGCCCTACGGCGAGCGCCTCGGGGAGGCATCGGCGTTGGGCGAACTCTATTCCAGCCTTGGTGATGTATTCAAACAGCGATTCAAAGGCTGGCAAGCGGGCATTCTAACCGGCAACCGCGAACTGGCCAAGCAGATCGGCCTGCGCCCTTCGCGCCGCCTGCCGGTGTTCAACGGATCGCTGGCGTGCACCCTTTTGCTCTACGAGCTTTACTGA
- a CDS encoding peptide chain release factor family protein, translating to MELIRNHQRDLPAYPLDREALERDCALEFVIASGPGGQHRNKTESGVRLTHRPSGVVVTATERRSQHQNREVAFERMAARLADLQRVRAPRKPTRKPRAAKLRDLEAKKRRSAVKRARSGRDLAE from the coding sequence ATGGAACTGATTCGCAATCACCAGCGCGATTTGCCCGCCTATCCCCTCGACCGGGAGGCGCTGGAGCGCGACTGTGCTCTGGAATTTGTGATTGCCAGCGGACCCGGCGGGCAGCATCGCAACAAGACCGAAAGCGGCGTGCGGCTGACCCACCGCCCGAGCGGCGTCGTGGTCACCGCCACCGAGCGGCGCTCGCAGCACCAGAACCGGGAAGTGGCCTTTGAGCGCATGGCCGCCAGGCTCGCCGATCTGCAGCGGGTTCGGGCTCCGCGCAAACCGACCCGCAAACCCCGGGCGGCCAAATTGCGCGACCTCGAAGCGAAAAAACGCCGCTCCGCCGTCAAGCGCGCCCGCTCCGGCCGCGATCTGGCCGAATAG
- a CDS encoding DNA double-strand break repair nuclease NurA, whose protein sequence is MLDFLKIARQMQGVSRQLAEEAQRASRRLEEADRVLGWVRQNQQAVIARTAEVRPKITFLVGEPVEALGENHPVVPVPPVHTVIATDGSQIAPSHHEIAYCSLINVGKVCLHYGTGERPLLDSQPEVFYREEDLYGPWGLNTEESLALRRSRAEMEVLADVALDCGAGERPAVALVDGSLIYWQLEQVSTKHQQAILEPMLAAWERLRERRIPVAGYISSSRSGDAMNFLRLQLCPHPDPDCDRHCTGNTGRGAPCGILHGLSDRRLFDKLLAPGERSGLWASTSRILEHYGPHRVHFCYLHVGSEIARVEMPAWVALDAELRERVLGACLAQVEKGFGYPVALAEAHNRAVVQGGDRARFFAMLEAALLKAGLSDVRVSRKEARKRGSIA, encoded by the coding sequence ATGCTGGACTTTCTGAAGATTGCACGCCAGATGCAGGGGGTGAGCCGCCAGCTCGCCGAGGAAGCGCAGCGCGCCTCGCGCCGCCTCGAAGAAGCCGACCGCGTGCTCGGCTGGGTCCGGCAGAACCAGCAGGCGGTGATTGCCCGCACCGCCGAGGTACGCCCCAAAATCACGTTTTTGGTGGGCGAGCCGGTCGAAGCGCTCGGTGAGAACCATCCGGTTGTCCCGGTGCCGCCTGTGCACACGGTGATTGCCACCGACGGCTCGCAGATTGCCCCCAGCCACCACGAGATTGCCTACTGCTCGCTGATCAACGTCGGCAAAGTCTGCCTGCACTACGGCACCGGCGAGCGGCCTTTGCTCGATTCGCAGCCGGAGGTGTTCTACCGCGAAGAGGATCTGTACGGCCCCTGGGGACTCAACACCGAGGAGTCGCTTGCCCTGCGCCGCTCCAGAGCCGAGATGGAAGTGCTCGCCGATGTGGCCCTCGACTGTGGCGCGGGCGAACGTCCTGCTGTGGCGCTGGTGGACGGCTCGCTCATCTACTGGCAACTGGAGCAGGTTTCCACCAAACACCAGCAGGCGATTCTCGAACCGATGCTGGCTGCCTGGGAGCGGCTGCGCGAACGGCGCATCCCGGTGGCGGGCTACATCAGTTCGTCGCGCTCGGGCGATGCGATGAATTTTTTGCGCCTGCAACTGTGCCCCCACCCCGACCCCGACTGCGACCGCCACTGCACCGGCAACACCGGCCGGGGCGCCCCCTGCGGTATTCTCCACGGCCTGAGCGACCGGCGGCTTTTCGACAAATTGCTCGCTCCCGGCGAGCGCTCGGGCCTCTGGGCGAGTACCTCCCGCATTCTTGAGCACTACGGACCGCACCGCGTCCACTTTTGTTATCTGCACGTCGGCTCGGAGATTGCCCGCGTCGAGATGCCCGCCTGGGTGGCCCTCGACGCCGAGTTGCGCGAGCGGGTGCTGGGAGCGTGCCTGGCTCAAGTCGAGAAGGGTTTTGGCTATCCGGTGGCGCTAGCTGAGGCCCACAACCGGGCGGTGGTGCAGGGGGGCGACCGGGCGCGCTTTTTTGCGATGCTCGAAGCCGCTTTGCTCAAAGCCGGCCTCAGCGACGTGCGCGTCTCGCGCAAAGAAGCGCGCAAGCGCGGCAGCATCGCTTAG
- a CDS encoding GNAT family N-acetyltransferase, with protein sequence MSTAKLTCEWVDSLQSIDPREWNTLVGDGSPFLEWEWLRSMELAGCVSPSEGWQPVHLLARRGSHLVGAAPLYLKGHSYGEFVFDHAWAEAAGRLGLRYYPKLMGVTPFTPATGYRFLMHPGEEPGALMTGMTQAIDTFARNNRILSASFLYVAPRERERFQAQDCLERITHNYQWVNGGYRDFDEYLQRFNANQRRNIRRERAALEREGLTFTTYTGDSIRADLFGLMYRLYDDTCSKFMWSSKYLNRRFFQLIAECFAHRTVFIAAHKQADILAMSFNIRKGNHLYGRYWGCTEEVKFLHFSTCYYQPVEAAIEMGLKVFDPGAGGQFKMRRGFAATPNYSLHRIYHPRFRQILEEHLKQANRATLEGIDDLNNDLPMKELPESAIQI encoded by the coding sequence ATGTCTACCGCCAAACTCACCTGCGAATGGGTCGATTCGCTCCAGTCGATCGACCCGCGCGAATGGAACACCCTGGTGGGCGACGGCTCGCCGTTTCTGGAGTGGGAGTGGCTAAGAAGCATGGAACTCGCGGGCTGCGTCTCGCCGAGCGAAGGCTGGCAGCCGGTCCATCTGCTGGCCCGGCGCGGCAGCCATCTGGTGGGAGCGGCACCGCTCTATCTCAAAGGCCACAGCTACGGCGAATTCGTCTTCGACCACGCCTGGGCGGAGGCGGCCGGACGCCTGGGCCTGCGCTATTACCCGAAGCTGATGGGGGTGACGCCTTTTACCCCGGCCACGGGCTACCGCTTCTTGATGCACCCGGGCGAGGAGCCGGGCGCGCTGATGACCGGCATGACCCAGGCCATCGACACCTTCGCGCGCAACAACCGCATCCTGAGTGCGAGCTTTTTGTACGTCGCCCCGCGCGAGCGCGAACGCTTCCAGGCCCAGGACTGCCTGGAGCGCATCACCCACAATTACCAGTGGGTCAACGGCGGCTACCGCGACTTCGACGAGTACTTGCAGCGCTTCAACGCCAACCAGCGCCGCAACATCCGCCGCGAGCGCGCCGCACTGGAGCGAGAAGGGTTGACTTTTACCACCTACACCGGTGACAGCATCCGGGCGGATCTCTTTGGGCTGATGTACCGGCTCTACGACGACACCTGCAGCAAATTCATGTGGAGCAGCAAGTACCTCAACCGGCGCTTTTTTCAGCTCATCGCCGAGTGCTTCGCCCACCGCACGGTCTTTATCGCCGCCCACAAGCAAGCAGACATCCTCGCCATGTCCTTCAACATCCGCAAGGGCAACCATCTCTACGGCCGCTACTGGGGCTGCACCGAGGAGGTCAAGTTTCTGCACTTCAGCACCTGCTATTACCAGCCGGTGGAAGCGGCTATCGAGATGGGCCTCAAAGTCTTCGATCCGGGGGCGGGCGGGCAGTTCAAAATGCGCCGCGGTTTTGCCGCCACCCCCAACTACAGCCTGCACCGCATCTACCATCCACGCTTTCGGCAAATCCTCGAAGAGCACCTCAAACAGGCCAACCGCGCCACCCTCGAAGGCATCGACGACCTCAACAACGACCTGCCGATGAAGGAACTGCCCGAGTCGGCCATCCAGATCTAA
- a CDS encoding helix-turn-helix domain-containing protein has product MPETRVSSESLSDREMQILELVAQGHTNEDIAEVLEISKRTVDNHVSNILQKTKTKNRVELVRWALQWGKVCIDEVNCCTLRYGNGSAAG; this is encoded by the coding sequence ATGCCTGAGACCCGCGTGTCTAGCGAATCCCTCTCCGATCGGGAGATGCAGATTCTGGAATTGGTGGCCCAGGGCCATACCAATGAAGACATTGCGGAAGTTCTGGAGATCAGCAAACGCACGGTGGACAATCACGTGAGCAACATTCTTCAGAAAACCAAGACCAAAAACCGCGTCGAGCTGGTGCGCTGGGCTTTGCAGTGGGGCAAAGTCTGCATCGATGAAGTCAACTGCTGCACCTTGCGCTATGGCAACGGTTCGGCCGCCGGCTGA